The following nucleotide sequence is from Salvia miltiorrhiza cultivar Shanhuang (shh) chromosome 7, IMPLAD_Smil_shh, whole genome shotgun sequence.
CAGCGCCTTCCTCCACTCGCCCGTCTCTGCCTTCATCTCCCAAACCTCCCACGACAGATCCCCACATGCAATCAGGAGAGACAGGCACCTCCCAGTTGACAGATAATAATAGTCGCGTTCATTGTACTCATAAGGGGCTTCACTCAGTGTAATGATCTCCGTCTCCACATCCAACGTCACGCAGTATCTCCCGCTTCCCCAGTGCAGGAAACCTTCACTAGTCAAGGGAGCCTTATCGAAGAAAAACGGCCTGACATGGTCGGGGAGGTGGTGAACCTCGACGTGCCTCCAGGACTCATTGATTCCAACAGTGAGCACGTCAAGACCGTAGTCAGTTTTTTGGGGTGGTGGCGATTGGGTAACAACGTACGGTGCAATCACTTTATACGCCAAGGAAGCTGCAGAGTATGCAAAACCATACTTGAACGGGGCATAAAATACGCGTACGCCTATAGGCAATGGTGGGAGGAGGAGTGACTGCTTCGTTGCTGGATTCACAAGGCGAGGGAGGAAGTAACATTTGGAATCAATCTCAACAGCCAAACCGTTGTTGGTAGCAAGAACTTCCCTTTTGAAAAGGTAAGTTAGCTCAGATGTGTGGATTCCGCCGTCTGTGGTGGCTGTTACATAAAGTGGCAGAGTATAACCCTTTATGGGTGATAGGAGGAGTCCATAGGTAGCACCGTGCATCTGCGCGTTGATGAAGGCATGAGAATGGATAATGTGGTACCACTGCCGGCACACGAGCCTCGCTCTCTCGTAGAGATGATCGGCCGGCAAACGGAGGAGGATTTCGAACAATAGGTCTGTGTGGAGGGACTCTATGTTTGTTGGCATCCCCTTTTTACACCTCCGGAAATAATAAAGCCCGACTTCTAATGCATATCATCTGCTTATTGAATACAGATATTGTCATATATATGTCTCATCTACTAATCAATCGATAACCAATTCACTAATTTGTATACAACTGCTTTATCTGCCCAAAACTTGAATGCTGAGAACAAGACAGCCATATGCATATCAATATCGATGTCTTTTTATATTAATCTCTAAcctaaatttcaaataaaaaacctTTTCTTATGaaatactcatatatatatgcatacggAATTTCAGCTGTAACCTAATTTTGAAACACTGTTAACCCAAATACATGCGTTTTATCCACCCAAAACATAACTAGATATCTGAAATGCAGAGAATCAGACAACCATGTGCTTATCAAACGCATGTTTTCTTATTATTAATCTCTAACCTACATTTCACAGACAAGATCTTTACTTATGAAATGTATGCGCATGAGGAATTTAAGCTCTAACCTAATTAATTTTCAAAGACGGTCATTTGCATATATCACAAAAAGGGAAAATAAGAGGGAGAGTGCTTCAACCTAATTAAGCTCTACTAAGAATGTCGGGATGGCTGTCGTCAGTGCAGGAGGCGGTGGCTTGCGGAAGGCTGGTTTCAAACGAAACATttcagcttttttttttttttttttttttaatttccagtGAACTGTGTAAAACGAGGCGTCGGAGTAAATGAAGTAGAAGCGGTGGGTCCAAATGAATACCAGCAGTTTCCCGCCCAAATCCAAataaatacttcattcgtccatgaaagaactttctagaagggagtgacacgaaattttaaaaaaagattattgagtgtattgagagtagagACAAAATTGTTgtgtgtattgaaagtggtgaaaatgtattatactccctccgtcccactaaagttggctacattcgtttcggcacgggaattaaggagttgtagattaatattttaagtgtgtagttaataaagtataaagtaataaagtaagaaatagaaggtgataaagtgagagagagaaggtaataaagtgataaagtaggagagaggatgtgataaagtatgagagataaggtaataaagtgataaagtaggagagagaatgtgataaagtaggagatagaatgtgataaatatttccattttaggaaagtggccaactttagtgggacgcccaaaatggaaatgtagccaactttagtgggacggagagagtaattaatattgagaattatgaaaaagtgaaaagtaaataattatgagtggtggggtatagtccaaaaatggGTAGGAAATTTTTTTGTAAACGTCCCAAAAGGGAAATATAGGAAGTccttttgtggacggagagagtacaaaggattttttttttaattattattggcggataaatatataaactttgcaagaattttaatttttaatatgaattttaaaaaatgtcaaaaaaatacattaacttaTTGATCAGAATAATTTTAACACAAATTTTTTGGTGGTCAAATTAATGTTGACTTTGATGAATTAATTctgaaatttgaataaattaactctgaaattttatttgaaactaACGATATGAATTAAACCCAAACACAActctaaaattttcatttttcgaATAACCTTAGCAGCAAATAGAACGAAATTTGATACCTTCCATATTGGGCAACAATAGTAGCCTCGTCTAGGAAGAAGGGTGCAATTAAGCCcccctgattttttttttatttttttattaaggcCTTCGGACTTAATTGCACCTTTCTTTCGGGACTTTGGGGAGGTCAATGCGCTTTGACCGACTTTGGGGGactaaaagctctagggggtgTACTACAGGGggaatctgcacctttgccctttttTTATTTGAGTAATTCTTGGAGTAATGAGTAATTCTTTGCAAATGGAGAATTTCGTGTTACAGAGAGAGATGGAGTAATTCTTTGCAAATGGGGTTTCCGATTTGGTGGGGGTTAAggttgggggtggggtggggggacACGTGTTGGGGATGGGGGTGGGGGTTTGGAGACTTGGAGACACGTGTGGGGGGTGTAAGGGTTGCCAATGTATAGATAATTTGACTCTTCTAAAagtatttttgaattaattttattttaatttatataaggGTAGAAGAGTAATTTGATTACTTAATCTAGATTTTAATCTAAATCACGAAATAATTAATTCATGTTATCTACATTTTAATCTTGATCTACCAAACACTAAGATACATTATTAATCTTACTTTATGCATGATACATATCTTGAATTTTATCTATATTAACTTATTCCAATAAAGCTATCAAACGTGCCCTTAGAATGTTATTATTGGATTTCGTGCAATACTTTGGTCATAAGGCCATGGTTACTTGAGCAACTTCTCTATTTAAGCTTTTGTAACCTGTAATTGACCTTGCATTTGTAAGAGGGTTTGAACCTGCATCCTTCAGCTTGTGTCTTAAGCTCAACTTGTATTATTTCCACTCGTTTTGTGTTATAAACATGCAGAGCGCAAGTGTaggaataattatttattagggttattatcaaaaaatataGTCTCAACTTAGATTTCatggttactttttaacctaaATTTACAAACATTATAAATATAGCATGAACTTATCTAGGTTTCCTTCCACAGTTGCACTGTTGTCTACACTTTTTCTCCAAAATCATGCATGTTCATTGTTCTGATCTCACGCATTTAAGCACAACAACACATGGATCTACATACATAGCATAGCACTATGTGTAAAATGAATAATGTATTGCAAAAATGACTTTGCCTTACTTTTGAGCTTCTATTacatattccctccgtcccacgagtcttgacacgtttttctttttgggccgtcccacgaatcttgacacgtttcctttttgggtaataattattacctttttttctcctactttatcacctttattatattctctctcctactttatcacttttattaccttctctctcctactttatcaattttatactttattaattacacacttaaaacactaatctacaactccttaattcccgtgccgaacccaaacgtgtcaagactcgcgggacggagggagtaatacaatGTACGCTGATTTGTAATCCAATAGCAATGTGATTGTTATAGGTGTCCATTCAAAAGTGATTATAAATATTCTATCTCCTTCAATACTACTACtcttttcactaaaataaaatattcggaCAACATGAGCTGATGCGTCTTGAagaaataaacatcataaaatattttttaaaattgccccaaaatataaacaataataCTAACAATAATACTCTTTTAGCTTAGCCATATCAGATTATTCTTATGCGGAAAAGCCTCATACTCACTAGTATTGGATTGTGGAAGCTCTATGTAGTGGAGTTTATGCGTATCAAGATTGTAGAAAATGAAAGGCCGCCATTGGCACCCATGATAAATATCTTCGCCAAAATAGAAGGCCAAAACCTGTGGATAGTTAACCCAACCAAGTGGCACAAGAACTCGAGGAGCATCTTTAGGAGCTAAACGTTGAATCCTGCATTTGTGAGCTCCCAAGTCGACGTTGGGCAGCGCCTTCCTCCACTCGCCCGTCTCTGCCTTCATCTCCCAAACCTCCCACGACAGATCCCCACACGCTACCAGGAGAGACAGACACCTCCCAGTTGACAGATAATAATAGTCGCGTTCATGGTACTCACAAGGGGCTTCACTCAGTGTAATGATCTCCGTCTCCACATCCATCGTCACACAGTACCTCCCCCTTCCCCAGTGCACGAAACCTTCACTAGTCAAGGGATCCCTATAGAACAAAAATGGCCTGAAATGGTCGGGGAGGTGGTGAACCTCAACGTTCCTCCAGGATTCATCGATTCCAACGGTGAGCACGTCAAGACCGTAGTCAGTTTCTAGGTACGGTGCAATCACTTTATACGCCAAGGAAGCTGCAGAGTATGCAAAACCATACCGGAGCACGGCATAGATTACATTTACGCCTGTAGGCAATGGTGGGAGGTGGAATGACTGCTTCGTTGCAGGATTCACAATCACAAGACGAGGGAATTGGTAACCTTTGGCTTCCAACTCCAAACCGTTGCAGGTAGCAACAACTCTCGATTTGGAGAGGTGAGTTATCTTAGCTGTGTGAATTCCACCGTCTGCGTCGGCTGTTACATAAAGTGGCAGAGTAATAATCCAGTTTGGGGGTGATAAAAGGAGGCCATAGGTAGCACCGTGCATCTGCGCGTTGATGAAGGCATGAGAATGGATAATGTGGTACCACCGCCGGCAGACGAGCCTCGCTCTCTCGTAGAGATGACCGGCCGGCAATCGGAGGAGAATTTCAAACAATAGCTCTTTGGGGAGGGACTCTATGTTTGTTGGCATCCCCTTTTTACACCTCCGGGAATAATAAGCCCGACTTCTAATGTATATCATCTGCTTGTTGAATACAGATATTGTCATAAATATGTCTCATCTACTAATCAATCGACTAACCAATTCACTAATTTGTATACAAGTGTTTTATCTGCCCCAAATTTAAGCTAAATATTTGAAATGCAGAGAGTAAGACAGCTATTAAACAAATTTTTGTTTTGGTACAACATCATCACTCTACTAATCAATCGACTAACCAATTCACTAATTTGTATAAATGTGTTTTATCTGTCCAAAACTTAAATGCAGAGAATAAGACAGCCATATGCATATcaactagtgtataacccgtcgaaatttcgacgggactttaaattatgtatattatttttacataatataattatttttaattaatttaatttgatgtaataaaatttacattatattaatctcaattatattcgtcaattaaatcttagtttttttgttaaaataataaaaatacttgtttatataattttttttatactttttctgttttgacgcataaaagttaaTTTACGATCTCATATGTCatataagcatcatctcatctcaactctGTAAGATTAGAAgatcatcaagaactcgaaagacAATATTTGACTTTTGAACGCTAAACTTTTAAGCATTATTTCGTCTGGATCCTGAAACACTATATCtgacttttatgcgtcaatcgTTTGAACATCATCACTATCTgatgctttaaatatcataactcaCTTCTTAAACATTATttcattaggagcttgaaagaccaggacagacttgtgagattatacaatttgaagcttataagatcataactaacttttaaacatcattttgtatggagcttgaaaaaacataacagacttatgtgcatcatctcatttgatgcttaagcatcatcttgtttaaagtttgaaagaccataactaagttttgagaatcatctcgtcgaaggcttaaaaaaattgatatgagATTCAAATTAATTCATGTCAATTTATATGcgaatatttatttatcataactattttatatcctacgtggcactCTCACAATTTATTATTTGCTTCACCCTCAATTTTATactatatgacatttttacatttgttttcatCAATCCAACATTGAGTTTATacaaaacttcatcaattcataacctaaataaaaggctcaatctccatgaatacattagctcatctatctttcccacattgatattcttttaaatttaatcaaggaaaaatctagataaaaaaatacttgtaatatgtatttcaaataaatagtttttcatatttttttttataattgcaataGTTTTTTAcagtaaatttatattaaacttcataattaaaagtctaaaaaaaattgtaattagatttaaatatttgcaaacctcaataaaaaatatatatgtttttaaaataaataggttcGTCAATTGAATGTtcaattttttgataaaataataaaaatactcttttatataaattttgtacggATAAAAGTTAATTTAAGATTCATATGTCatataagcatcatctcataTCAACTCTATAAAATCAGAGtaggggtgtgcagcgggtcggacccggaccgacccgccgGGTTTGTTGGACCAAAAATTTTAAAAGGAAGGACCAACCCGGACCGAAAAATGTGTGCAGGCCGACCCGGACCCGGACCGAACCCAAGCAACGGGTCCGATTCGGTCCGGGTCCAACCCGCCGAGGccaaaattagttttttttttttttttcctattttcgcacttaattttcatacataaaacataataaatacgaTACAAACACATTAAAATCATAATTTCACCATTCGCAATCCACAATCACAacaaaaaacataaatcaaaatcaTTCCTCCTTTAAGTTTtagaaatatttgaaatttaatattatcataaatattaaatatataaaataaataattaatttttaatgatatgggTCGGTCCGGGTTCGGCGGGTTCGACCGGGTctcgacccggaccgacccgaaaAAAAATCGGTCCTAAGAATTAGACCCGACCCGGACCATACATATACAATGGGTCGGTCCGGTCTGGACCGAACCCGTCGGTCCGGGCGGATTCGGCGGGTCCGGTTCGGGTTTGTTCACCCCTAAGCCAGAGGATCATCAAGAactcaaaaaataatattggaCTTTTGAACGCCAAACTTTTAAGCATTATCTTGTCTGG
It contains:
- the LOC130994900 gene encoding uncharacterized protein LOC130994900 — its product is MPTNIESLHTDLLFEILLRLPADHLYERARLVCRQWYHIIHSHAFINAQMHGATYGLLLSPIKGYTLPLYVTATTDGGIHTSELTYLFKREVLATNNGLAVEIDSKCYFLPRLVNPATKQSLLLPPLPIGVRVFYAPFKYGFAYSAASLAYKVIAPYVVTQSPPPQKTDYGLDVLTVGINESWRHVEVHHLPDHVRPFFFDKAPLTSEGFLHWGSGRYCVTLDVETEIITLSEAPYEYNERDYYYLSTGRCLSLLIACGDLSWEVWEMKAETGEWRKALPNVDLGAQKRRIKQFAPKDARVLSKPLGWVKYPEVLAFHFGAYFYGDQWRHCILYNLDTHQLHSIELPHNYTKGCKAFPYKNSLMWLS
- the LOC130994873 gene encoding uncharacterized protein LOC130994873 isoform X5; translation: MLRPKLASRKPPPPRRSCTNGSDSDPHSDILSRESMIYIRSRAYYSRRCKKGMPTNIESLPKELLFEILLRLPAGHLYERARLVCRRWYHIIHSHAFINAQMHGATYGLLLSPPNWIITLPLYVTADADGGIHTAKITHLSKSRVVATCNGLELEAKGYQFPRLVIVNPATKQSFHLPPLPTGVNVIYAVLRYGFAYSAASLAYKVIAPYLETDYGLDVLTVGIDESWRNVEVHHLPDHFRPFLFYRDPLTSEGFVHWGRGRYCVTMDVETEIITLSEAPCEYHERDYYYLSTGRCLSLLVACGDLSWEVWEMKAETGEWRKALPNVDLGAHKCRIQRLAPKDAPRVLVPLGWVNYPQVLAFYFGEDIYHGCQWRPFIFYNLDTHKLHYIELPQSNTSEYEAFPHKNNLIWLS
- the LOC130994873 gene encoding uncharacterized protein LOC130994873 isoform X4 is translated as MLRPKLASRKPPPPRRSCTNGSVSDPHSDILSRESMIYIRSRAYYSRRCKKGMPTNIESLPKELLFEILLRLPAGHLYERARLVCRRWYHIIHSHAFINAQMHGATYGLLLSPPNWIITLPLYVTADADGGIHTAKITHLSKSRVVATCNGLELEAKGYQFPRLVIVNPATKQSFHLPPLPTGVNVIYAVLRYGFAYSAASLAYKVIAPYLETDYGLDVLTVGIDESWRNVEVHHLPDHFRPFLFYRDPLTSEGFVHWGRGRYCVTMDVETEIITLSEAPCEYHERDYYYLSTGRCLSLLVACGDLSWEVWEMKAETGEWRKALPNVDLGAHKCRIQRLAPKDAPRVLVPLGWVNYPQVLAFYFGEDIYHGCQWRPFIFYNLDTHKLHYIELPQSNTSEYEAFPHKNNLIWLS
- the LOC130994873 gene encoding uncharacterized protein LOC130994873 isoform X3, which codes for MLRPKLASRKPPPPRRCCTDGSVSDPHSDILSRDSMIYIRSRAYYSRRCKKGMPTNIESLPKELLFEILLRLPAGHLYERARLVCRRWYHIIHSHAFINAQMHGATYGLLLSPPNWIITLPLYVTADADGGIHTAKITHLSKSRVVATCNGLELEAKGYQFPRLVIVNPATKQSFHLPPLPTGVNVIYAVLRYGFAYSAASLAYKVIAPYLETDYGLDVLTVGIDESWRNVEVHHLPDHFRPFLFYRDPLTSEGFVHWGRGRYCVTMDVETEIITLSEAPCEYHERDYYYLSTGRCLSLLVACGDLSWEVWEMKAETGEWRKALPNVDLGAHKCRIQRLAPKDAPRVLVPLGWVNYPQVLAFYFGEDIYHGCQWRPFIFYNLDTHKLHYIELPQSNTSEYEAFPHKNNLIWLS